From Acidipropionibacterium acidipropionici, one genomic window encodes:
- a CDS encoding APC family permease: MTTLQLTMIGVGGTVGTGIFFILSQAVPEAGPAVLVSFVLAAVVAGLTVVCYAELASTMPSSGSSYSFTYATMGELMAFIVGACLILEYGVSGAAVAIGWSEYLNLLLHNTLGFSFPAALSAAPDAGGVINLPAVILIGLCLVLLLRGASESARANVIMVMVKLAVLVVFAAIAFTGFHADHFANFAPAGVRGISVATGSLFFSYIGLDAIATTGGEVRSPRRAIPRALIGALAIVTAIYLLVAVAALGAQRADRFDDQTASLATIVQNVVGATWPGTLLAIGAVISIFSVTLICLYGQTRILYSMSRDGLVPAALSRVDRRTHVPAFNTWVVCAAVAVLAGLLPLGILADLTSIGTLTAFGLVSLGVIVLRRTAPDLPRGFKVPATRSPPFCRSSPASMS; encoded by the coding sequence ATGACGACCCTCCAACTCACCATGATCGGAGTGGGCGGCACGGTCGGAACCGGAATCTTCTTCATCCTGTCCCAGGCGGTACCCGAGGCGGGCCCCGCCGTCCTGGTGTCCTTCGTCCTGGCGGCGGTGGTCGCCGGTCTCACCGTCGTCTGTTATGCCGAACTCGCCTCCACAATGCCGTCGTCGGGCTCCTCCTACTCCTTCACCTACGCCACCATGGGCGAGCTCATGGCCTTCATCGTCGGAGCCTGCCTGATCCTCGAGTACGGCGTCTCCGGGGCCGCGGTGGCCATCGGATGGTCCGAATACCTCAACCTCCTGCTGCACAACACCCTCGGATTCAGCTTCCCCGCCGCACTGTCGGCCGCCCCGGACGCGGGCGGCGTCATCAACCTGCCGGCCGTCATCCTCATCGGGCTGTGCCTTGTGCTCCTGCTGCGCGGGGCCTCCGAGTCGGCCAGGGCGAACGTCATCATGGTGATGGTCAAGCTCGCCGTACTGGTGGTCTTCGCGGCGATCGCCTTCACCGGTTTCCACGCCGACCATTTCGCCAACTTCGCCCCCGCCGGGGTGCGAGGGATCTCGGTCGCCACCGGATCGCTGTTCTTCTCCTACATCGGCCTGGACGCCATCGCCACGACCGGCGGCGAGGTGCGCAGCCCCCGCAGGGCCATCCCCCGGGCGCTCATCGGCGCGCTGGCCATCGTCACCGCGATCTACCTGCTCGTCGCCGTGGCCGCCCTCGGCGCTCAGCGGGCCGACCGGTTCGACGACCAGACCGCCAGCCTGGCCACGATCGTCCAGAACGTCGTGGGCGCCACGTGGCCGGGAACCCTGCTGGCCATCGGCGCCGTCATCTCGATCTTCTCGGTCACCCTGATCTGCCTCTACGGACAGACCCGCATCCTGTACTCGATGAGCCGCGACGGCCTGGTGCCCGCGGCCCTGTCCCGGGTCGACCGCAGAACCCACGTGCCGGCCTTCAACACGTGGGTGGTGTGCGCCGCCGTTGCCGTCCTGGCGGGCCTCCTGCCGCTGGGCATCCTCGCCGATCTCACCAGCATCGGCACGCTCACCGCATTCGGCCTGGTCTCCCTCGGCGTCATCGTGCTCCGGCGGACCGCGCCGGACCTTCCGAGGGGGTTCAAGGTGCCGGCTACCCGATCACCCCCGTTCTGTCGATCATCGCCTGCATCTATGTCATGA